The nucleotide window TGACGATATTAACAGATTGGAAGCAACATTCCGCAATACAAATGAATTTAAAGTATTACAGGAAACGGTAGAGGCTGTGCGCGGAGATGAGGAAGCAAAAAACTTATTTACAAACTTCCGCGACATTCAAATGAAGCTACAGCAAAAGCAAATGGCTGGCGAGGAGCTTTTAGAGGATGAGTTAGCTTACGCACAAAAGGCAGCACAGCTTGCTCAGCAGAACGTCAAAATTCTCGCAATGCTTGAAGCTGAAATGGGCTTAAGCCGCGTAATC belongs to Lysinibacillus louembei and includes:
- a CDS encoding YlbF family regulator, whose translation is MINIYDDINRLEATFRNTNEFKVLQETVEAVRGDEEAKNLFTNFRDIQMKLQQKQMAGEELLEDELAYAQKAAQLAQQNVKILAMLEAEMGLSRVIEEVNRILTKPVQALYDGL